From Fundulus heteroclitus isolate FHET01 chromosome 5, MU-UCD_Fhet_4.1, whole genome shotgun sequence, a single genomic window includes:
- the sumo2a gene encoding small ubiquitin like modifier 2a — MADEKPKEGVKTENNEHINLKVAGQDGSVVQFKIKRHTPLSKLMKAYCERQGLSMRQIRFRFDGQPINETDTPSQLEMEDEDTIDVFQQQTGGWAL; from the exons aTGGCGGACGAGAAGCCCAAG GAAGGAGTAAAGACGGAGAACAATGAGCACATCAACCTGAAGGTGGCAGGGCAGGATGGCTCAGTAGTGCAGTTCAAGATCAAAAGGCACACTCCTCTCAGCAAGCTGATGAAAGCTTACTGCGAACGGCAG GGTCTGTCGATGAGGCAAATAAGGTTTCGATTTGACGGTCAGCCTATTAATGAGACGGACACGCCTTCACAG CTAGAAATGGAAGACGAAGATACGATTGATGTGTTCCAACAGCAAACTGGAGGATGGGCTCTTTAA